One genomic window of Psychrobacter cibarius includes the following:
- a CDS encoding leucyl aminopeptidase translates to MNIKLTQTLPKTHTQKILKKEAKSKDAACLVVLIDDKKNILAESVLSDYQTRIEQLIEVSHFNGKACETVADYALAGDKKTTKENPVQLLLVGVGNVDKLRHSVLEKIANTIYKSTQKRVNSITVALGDSLEENQFSQFALSLLAASYRFDKYKSEQQTPVLTDIYLLAESSLEDSLDFAQAVFTGQSLTRDVANEPGNICFPAYMAEQAQELAATYPDLLKVTVLGEDEMSALGMNCFLSVAQGSTKEGKLVLMEYRGKSNFSVNTDGDTNKTITNSAKVAGGLKALADKLPTKAASKKAAKNAEQNSEDNANAANNDAPIVLVGKGVTFDSGGISIKPGAAMDEMKFDMGGSAAVLGTLKALCEARLPINVVGALACAENMPSGEATRPGDIIRAMNGKSVEILNTDAEGRLVLCDTLCYVQKYYQPKAIIDVATLTGACVVALGHVRSAVFSNDEDVLFDLENASNLSGDLIWHMPMDDEYQAQIDSPIADIQNIGGKGAGAVTAACFLSRFIEEGQAWAHLDIAGTAWISGQDKAATGRPVPLFMQYLKNSANMA, encoded by the coding sequence ATGAATATTAAATTAACCCAAACACTGCCAAAAACCCATACGCAAAAAATCCTCAAAAAAGAAGCGAAAAGTAAAGACGCGGCCTGCCTTGTCGTCTTAATTGATGATAAGAAAAATATCTTAGCTGAGTCAGTCTTGAGCGATTATCAAACCCGCATTGAGCAATTGATTGAAGTATCACACTTTAACGGCAAAGCTTGTGAAACGGTTGCTGACTATGCGCTAGCGGGTGATAAGAAAACCACCAAAGAAAACCCAGTACAGCTCTTATTGGTCGGTGTGGGTAATGTTGATAAATTGCGTCATAGCGTTCTAGAAAAAATTGCCAATACCATTTATAAGAGCACCCAAAAACGCGTCAATTCTATCACTGTTGCGCTGGGCGATAGCTTAGAAGAAAACCAGTTTAGCCAATTTGCGCTGAGCCTACTGGCAGCAAGCTATCGTTTTGACAAGTACAAATCTGAGCAGCAAACACCTGTTTTAACGGATATCTACTTACTGGCAGAGTCGTCTTTAGAAGACTCATTAGACTTTGCACAAGCGGTCTTTACTGGTCAAAGCTTGACCCGTGATGTTGCCAATGAGCCGGGTAATATCTGTTTCCCAGCATATATGGCTGAGCAAGCACAGGAATTGGCAGCCACTTATCCTGACCTATTAAAAGTAACGGTACTTGGCGAAGACGAGATGTCAGCACTGGGTATGAACTGCTTCTTATCGGTCGCGCAAGGCTCTACCAAAGAAGGCAAACTGGTACTGATGGAGTATCGTGGCAAGTCTAATTTTAGCGTCAATACTGATGGTGATACTAACAAAACCATTACCAACAGCGCAAAAGTAGCTGGCGGTCTCAAAGCCTTGGCTGATAAATTACCAACCAAAGCTGCTAGCAAAAAAGCCGCTAAAAATGCTGAACAGAATAGCGAAGACAATGCCAATGCTGCAAATAATGATGCGCCTATCGTCTTAGTCGGTAAAGGTGTTACCTTCGATTCAGGTGGTATCTCAATCAAGCCGGGTGCGGCGATGGATGAGATGAAATTTGATATGGGCGGTTCTGCTGCGGTACTCGGTACTCTAAAAGCGCTATGCGAAGCGCGTCTACCTATCAATGTTGTCGGTGCACTCGCTTGTGCTGAAAATATGCCATCAGGAGAGGCGACGCGTCCAGGCGATATCATCAGAGCAATGAACGGTAAGTCAGTTGAAATCCTAAATACTGATGCTGAAGGTCGTTTAGTATTGTGTGATACCTTGTGCTACGTGCAGAAGTATTATCAGCCAAAAGCCATCATTGATGTCGCAACCTTGACTGGTGCTTGTGTGGTTGCATTGGGTCATGTACGCTCGGCAGTCTTTAGTAATGACGAAGACGTGTTGTTTGACTTAGAAAACGCCAGTAACTTATCAGGCGACCTTATCTGGCACATGCCGATGGATGACGAATATCAAGCGCAGATTGACTCGCCTATCGCTGATATTCAAAATATCGGTGGTAAAGGCGCTGGCGCTGTGACTGCTGCCTGTTTCTTATCGCGCTTCATCGAAGAAGGTCAAGCATGGGCGCATTTAGACATCGCTGGTACGGCATGGATTTCAGGTCAAGACAAAGCCGCAACTGGTCGCCCTGTGCCATTATTCATGCAATACCTAAAAAATAGCGCAAATATGGCATAA
- the xerD gene encoding site-specific tyrosine recombinase XerD: MSRDRAVQQRQPKALAVDDEPSYMTEFRQAMLARGLATRTRNAYVRDLRSCELTNPIALTRWQPDDVLHCLSTLTQEDKTPRTQARMLSSLRQFYLWMIASNLREDNPCERIKSPKLGRPLPKDLAEADVDNLLAAPDTSTALGLRDKAMLEVLYACGLRVSELINLSLEQVNLNAGWLQITGKGNKTRLVPLGEYASDALEDYLTHARGDLIAHLKSGNCQAVFLTAQGGYMTRQNFWYLLKKHAKVASIDKELSPHTLRHAFATHLLNHGADLRSVQLLLGHSDLSTTQIYTHVATARLQKLHAEHHPRG; this comes from the coding sequence ATGAGCCGTGATCGTGCCGTGCAACAGCGCCAACCTAAGGCGCTGGCAGTAGATGACGAACCCAGTTATATGACTGAGTTTCGTCAAGCCATGCTGGCACGTGGTCTAGCGACGCGTACTCGTAATGCGTATGTCCGCGACCTGCGCTCTTGCGAGCTGACCAATCCTATTGCCCTGACACGCTGGCAGCCTGATGATGTGCTGCACTGCTTATCAACCCTGACTCAAGAAGACAAAACCCCACGTACCCAAGCACGTATGCTCTCAAGCTTGCGTCAGTTTTATCTGTGGATGATTGCCAGTAATCTGCGTGAAGACAATCCTTGCGAGCGTATCAAAAGCCCAAAGCTAGGTCGCCCATTACCCAAAGACTTAGCAGAAGCAGATGTCGACAATCTACTTGCCGCGCCTGATACCAGCACCGCGCTCGGACTGCGTGATAAAGCCATGTTAGAGGTGCTATACGCCTGCGGTCTGCGGGTGAGCGAATTGATTAATCTCTCATTAGAGCAAGTGAATCTAAACGCTGGCTGGCTACAAATCACGGGGAAAGGCAATAAAACTCGACTGGTGCCATTAGGCGAATATGCCAGCGATGCGCTAGAAGATTATCTAACGCATGCTCGTGGTGATTTGATTGCCCATTTAAAATCAGGAAATTGCCAAGCGGTATTTTTGACGGCGCAAGGTGGCTATATGACACGGCAGAACTTTTGGTATTTGTTAAAGAAACACGCCAAAGTCGCCAGTATCGATAAAGAGCTATCACCGCATACACTGCGTCACGCTTTTGCCACGCATTTGCTGAATCATGGCGCAGATTTGCGTAGCGTGCAGTTATTACTTGGGCACAGTGATTTATCAACCACGCAAATCTATACCCATGTGGCGACGGCGAGATTGCAGAAATTGCATGCGGAGCATCATCCGCGAGGTTAG
- the sstT gene encoding serine/threonine transporter SstT → MHSLIAMYQRIGLVTLIVIGLVLGTLIGWLAPSVGIALGILGTLFVGALKAVAPILVFFLVMAAICQHRSGNKVYVKPVLFLYLIGTFIAALVAVGASFLFPTELTLVNATIEQVPPANLKEVLNNLLLSLVANPVAALANANYIGILAWAVIIGIALRQAGETTRSTVNDIADAISKVVKWVIALAPFGILGLVANTVADTGFAALLGYARILLVLIGCMLFIALVTNPLLVYLKTGKNPYPLVFTCLRESGITAFFTRSSAANIPINMNLASKLGLHENTYSVTLPLGATINMAGAAITINVLTLAAANTLGIEVTFGSALLLSIVATISAGGTSGVAGGSLLLIPLAASLFNIPDDIALQVVAIGFIISVLQDSAETALNSSTDVLFTAAADPKYAR, encoded by the coding sequence ATGCATTCATTAATAGCGATGTACCAACGAATCGGATTGGTAACGCTGATTGTTATCGGCTTAGTACTAGGTACTTTGATAGGATGGCTGGCGCCAAGTGTGGGTATTGCCTTAGGGATTTTGGGGACTCTGTTCGTAGGTGCCCTAAAAGCCGTTGCCCCGATACTGGTGTTTTTTTTAGTGATGGCAGCTATCTGTCAACATCGTAGCGGTAATAAGGTCTATGTAAAACCGGTGCTGTTTTTATATCTGATAGGCACTTTTATAGCCGCTTTGGTCGCTGTTGGTGCCAGCTTTTTGTTCCCAACCGAATTGACGTTAGTGAATGCGACCATCGAGCAAGTACCGCCAGCAAACTTAAAAGAAGTATTGAACAATTTATTACTCAGTCTCGTCGCCAATCCAGTTGCTGCCCTAGCCAATGCTAATTATATCGGTATATTAGCTTGGGCCGTTATCATCGGCATTGCGCTACGACAAGCTGGCGAGACGACTCGCAGCACTGTCAATGACATTGCAGATGCCATCTCAAAAGTAGTCAAATGGGTCATCGCGCTAGCACCTTTTGGTATTTTGGGATTAGTCGCCAATACCGTCGCTGATACTGGCTTTGCTGCGTTATTGGGCTATGCACGAATTTTGCTAGTACTGATAGGCTGTATGTTGTTTATTGCTTTGGTGACTAACCCTCTCCTCGTATACTTAAAAACGGGTAAAAACCCTTATCCACTGGTATTCACCTGCTTACGCGAATCTGGTATTACTGCGTTTTTTACCCGTAGCTCTGCTGCCAACATTCCTATCAATATGAACCTTGCTAGCAAATTAGGGTTACATGAAAATACTTATTCAGTCACCCTGCCATTAGGCGCCACTATTAATATGGCAGGTGCCGCTATTACTATTAATGTGTTAACCCTTGCAGCCGCGAATACACTCGGTATTGAAGTGACCTTTGGCTCAGCATTACTGCTAAGTATAGTCGCTACAATCAGTGCTGGCGGCACCTCTGGCGTCGCTGGTGGCTCATTACTACTCATTCCTTTGGCGGCCAGTTTATTCAATATTCCTGATGATATTGCGCTACAAGTGGTGGCTATTGGCTTTATTATTAGTGTGCTGCAAGACTCCGCAGAGACCGCATTGAACTCATCAACAGACGTCTTGTTTACTGCCGCTGCTGATCCAAAATATGCACGCTAA
- the lptF gene encoding LPS export ABC transporter permease LptF, with amino-acid sequence MTQQVASTTALVLGFLVVMMLGGRLIRYFGIAAEGNLDISLLFTIIGYNLPYFLELILPLAFFIALMLVFGRLYVDQEMAVINASGVSRGKLARLMTPLILALFVGEAALSIVGKPWGVRSSESVWQQQALTSAFDLIRPNEFISSGNYHLYVGSLSDDKKQLQDVILIQSEPEKKGSAAKNNTAKEAAVDVKNTIDPETAEQLNISDIPNMPTAITNNTNISKDTITLAKRAEQVDTGNSGVTQLDLFQGRRYEVGAGSLKYNQVGFDRYRITLTESSKEVITEDNIETQAIGPLWQAATGGTASSGNSLRVAQSELGYRLALPWLMIIAPMLAVPLAQVRPRQGRWLRLFPSILLFVSCALGIISLKNAVSKGSVSVWAYAWLILGFMALALYMNWGSRVQHRLRFRKPKNTPLTVADHQSSGSQGGQS; translated from the coding sequence ATGACTCAACAAGTTGCCTCAACGACCGCATTGGTTTTGGGGTTTTTAGTGGTGATGATGCTGGGCGGTCGTTTGATCCGTTACTTTGGTATTGCCGCAGAAGGCAATCTAGATATCAGCTTGTTATTTACCATCATTGGTTATAATTTGCCGTACTTTTTAGAGCTTATCCTGCCATTAGCATTTTTTATCGCTCTAATGCTGGTATTCGGGCGGCTGTATGTCGATCAAGAAATGGCGGTGATTAATGCCAGTGGGGTGTCGCGTGGTAAACTTGCCCGTTTGATGACGCCGTTAATATTGGCGTTGTTCGTTGGTGAAGCGGCTTTATCTATCGTTGGTAAACCGTGGGGCGTACGCTCATCAGAAAGTGTCTGGCAACAGCAGGCATTGACCAGCGCTTTTGATTTAATTCGTCCCAATGAATTTATTAGTAGTGGCAATTATCATTTGTATGTGGGCAGCTTGAGCGATGATAAAAAGCAATTGCAAGATGTGATATTGATTCAATCTGAGCCTGAAAAAAAGGGCAGTGCCGCTAAAAATAACACTGCTAAAGAGGCTGCTGTCGATGTTAAAAACACCATCGATCCCGAAACAGCTGAGCAATTAAATATTTCAGACATACCAAATATGCCAACGGCGATTACTAATAATACCAACATCAGCAAAGATACTATTACGTTGGCTAAGCGTGCCGAGCAAGTAGACACGGGTAATAGCGGTGTGACCCAATTGGACTTGTTCCAAGGGCGTCGTTATGAAGTCGGTGCTGGCAGTCTGAAATACAATCAAGTGGGCTTTGATCGTTACCGCATTACTTTGACAGAATCCTCAAAAGAAGTCATCACCGAAGATAATATCGAAACGCAAGCGATTGGACCATTATGGCAAGCCGCGACGGGTGGTACGGCAAGTAGTGGCAACTCGCTGCGTGTGGCACAAAGTGAGCTTGGCTATCGTCTAGCATTGCCGTGGTTGATGATCATTGCACCAATGCTCGCTGTACCACTGGCGCAAGTACGTCCGCGCCAAGGTCGCTGGTTACGCCTATTTCCTTCGATTTTATTGTTTGTCAGCTGTGCGCTGGGTATTATTTCACTTAAAAATGCTGTTAGCAAAGGCAGCGTGAGCGTTTGGGCATATGCGTGGCTCATTTTGGGATTTATGGCATTGGCGCTTTATATGAATTGGGGTAGCCGTGTGCAGCATCGATTACGTTTTCGCAAACCGAAGAACACGCCTTTAACGGTTGCCGATCATCAGAGCAGTGGCTCACAAGGAGGGCAGTCCTAA
- the lptG gene encoding LPS export ABC transporter permease LptG: MSVLSSKPSNPDSQNAHAKHARKPAKLKVLSRYVKLNALLAIVGAVIGLWALQLVFSYLSELDSLDDSYTMGEAIKYIFYRSPYFLEQFIPTGALLGAVVGLGLLANKSELVVMRAAGVSVYRIVGWVLQPALIFVLLALIINQFVLPHSNQLAKEINDEDSSSLVTSVRGYWTLQPRFESTKDGSAKPDGSDILYIDYADVQGNIGEVKRWHLDNNGNLQTAIHAEGGKYIGREPVNPASSKPSEQYRYEWQLNNMTKLMINQGFESSQAISPSDTLSLPFAPESVYLLTRKAEDLSLTQLYEHRQFMRQQGTRSLSHELAFWQKLLSPLSILSLVIVACSFVFGSLRTHSLGLRIVVALLFGLLFSYVQDLVGFVSLATGFSPLLMVILPIIASAILGGYLLKRQM; the protein is encoded by the coding sequence ATGAGTGTCTTATCTTCTAAACCGTCCAATCCTGACTCGCAAAACGCTCATGCTAAGCACGCTCGCAAACCTGCCAAACTAAAAGTGCTTAGCCGTTACGTCAAGCTGAACGCTTTGCTCGCAATCGTCGGAGCTGTTATAGGCTTGTGGGCATTACAGCTGGTATTCTCTTATTTGTCTGAGCTGGATTCGTTAGATGATAGCTATACGATGGGCGAGGCGATTAAGTATATTTTTTATCGCTCGCCTTATTTTTTAGAGCAATTTATTCCCACTGGCGCATTGCTAGGTGCAGTGGTCGGCTTGGGCTTGCTTGCCAATAAAAGTGAGCTGGTCGTGATGCGTGCCGCTGGCGTCAGCGTTTATCGTATCGTCGGTTGGGTATTGCAGCCTGCTTTGATTTTTGTGTTGCTCGCATTGATTATCAATCAGTTCGTGCTGCCGCACTCTAATCAATTGGCAAAAGAAATCAACGATGAAGACAGCAGTTCATTAGTCACATCGGTACGCGGTTATTGGACGTTGCAGCCACGCTTTGAGAGTACAAAAGACGGCAGTGCCAAGCCAGATGGTAGCGATATTTTGTATATCGACTATGCTGATGTGCAAGGCAATATCGGCGAAGTCAAACGTTGGCATTTAGACAATAATGGCAATCTGCAAACGGCCATTCACGCTGAGGGTGGTAAATATATTGGTCGTGAACCTGTTAATCCTGCCAGCAGCAAACCGAGCGAGCAATATCGCTATGAGTGGCAGCTGAACAACATGACCAAGCTGATGATTAACCAAGGCTTTGAGAGTAGCCAAGCCATCTCACCGTCAGATACCTTAAGCCTGCCCTTTGCCCCTGAATCGGTATATCTGCTTACCCGTAAGGCAGAGGATTTATCATTGACTCAGCTGTATGAGCATCGTCAATTTATGCGCCAACAAGGCACACGCTCGTTAAGTCATGAGCTGGCTTTTTGGCAAAAACTGCTCTCACCGCTATCGATTTTATCGCTGGTGATTGTTGCCTGCTCATTCGTCTTTGGCTCACTGCGGACGCATAGCTTAGGCTTGCGTATCGTCGTAGCATTATTGTTTGGCTTGCTGTTTAGTTATGTGCAAGACTTGGTTGGCTTTGTCTCATTGGCGACTGGATTTTCGCCATTATTAATGGTGATATTACCGATTATCGCCAGTGCGATATTGGGTGGCTATTTGCTTAAACGGCAGATGTAA
- a CDS encoding DNA polymerase III subunit chi, with the protein MKVSFYVLTENKAQDFLGFICQLTQTALNKSSQSLLILAEDETLIGELDKALWAQDDTSFIPHQRLLDSNTEGADMDVANTDINNQLLAPVLLASYMPADFKGIVLNTTIRPVNDYINATSNTLPTRILELIKPDTVSTEAGRAKYKHYQQLGYELTHFKV; encoded by the coding sequence ATGAAAGTTAGCTTTTATGTATTAACTGAGAATAAAGCTCAAGATTTCTTGGGCTTTATTTGTCAGCTGACCCAGACGGCGCTTAATAAAAGCAGCCAGTCGTTATTAATCCTTGCTGAGGATGAAACGTTAATTGGTGAGCTTGATAAAGCGCTTTGGGCACAAGACGATACGAGCTTTATACCACATCAACGCCTTTTAGATTCTAATACAGAAGGCGCTGATATGGATGTTGCTAATACTGATATTAATAATCAATTATTAGCACCAGTGTTGCTTGCCAGCTATATGCCAGCCGATTTTAAAGGGATCGTACTCAATACTACGATACGTCCCGTTAATGACTATATAAATGCTACCAGCAATACATTGCCAACTCGTATTTTAGAGCTTATCAAACCTGATACAGTCAGCACTGAGGCAGGACGCGCTAAATATAAGCATTACCAGCAACTCGGCTATGAGCTTACCCATTTCAAAGTTTAA
- a CDS encoding cysteine hydrolase family protein has protein sequence MTNKLGSTPSTLLELAGGQFDTLDWSNCAVVFIDYQNEYVDGAMPLGQAGTNAIANARLLLDKARKQNAPVFHIAHHGADNGNVFDPLSSNVEIIAELQPKDSETVIVKKNPNAFHDTQLQALISAAQKQQIIFAGFMSHMCVSSSVRAAFDLGFENFVCHDACATRDLPSVAGQVITASTVHDSAMAALQDRFAALVATDELVNS, from the coding sequence ATGACAAATAAACTCGGTTCTACCCCTTCTACTTTACTTGAACTTGCTGGCGGTCAATTTGATACGCTCGATTGGTCAAATTGCGCCGTGGTTTTTATTGACTATCAAAACGAATATGTCGATGGGGCGATGCCATTGGGGCAAGCTGGTACGAACGCCATTGCAAATGCGCGACTATTGCTAGACAAAGCTCGTAAACAGAACGCTCCTGTCTTCCATATCGCCCATCACGGCGCAGATAATGGCAACGTTTTTGATCCTCTATCATCTAACGTCGAGATTATCGCTGAATTACAACCAAAGGATAGCGAAACCGTCATCGTCAAAAAAAATCCCAATGCGTTCCATGATACCCAGCTGCAAGCACTTATTTCAGCTGCGCAAAAACAGCAAATTATTTTTGCAGGCTTTATGAGCCATATGTGCGTCAGCTCAAGCGTCAGAGCAGCCTTTGATTTGGGTTTTGAAAATTTCGTGTGTCATGATGCTTGTGCCACGCGCGATCTGCCTAGTGTTGCAGGACAAGTCATAACAGCTAGTACTGTGCATGACAGTGCGATGGCTGCACTTCAAGATAGATTTGCCGCTTTAGTAGCAACCGATGAGTTAGTTAATAGCTAA
- a CDS encoding chaperone modulator CbpM, whose protein sequence is MKHSPEFTDIIMSLDELVSACGQERQWVIELIEEDIIEYDVPEREQFTGYQLTTVRRASRLSRDFEASVPAIGLILELLDELEQLRQFKRQLDMQTPVIEIEIDPLK, encoded by the coding sequence ATGAAACACTCGCCTGAATTTACCGACATTATCATGAGCTTGGATGAGCTGGTATCTGCCTGTGGCCAAGAGCGCCAATGGGTCATCGAATTGATTGAAGAGGACATCATCGAATATGATGTGCCGGAACGTGAGCAGTTCACTGGTTATCAGCTGACGACAGTGCGCCGCGCCTCGCGCCTTAGCCGCGACTTTGAAGCCAGTGTTCCTGCGATTGGCTTGATACTTGAGTTATTGGATGAGCTCGAACAATTACGCCAATTTAAACGCCAATTAGACATGCAGACACCAGTGATTGAAATTGAAATCGATCCTTTAAAATAA
- a CDS encoding methyltransferase encodes MSHRPPADLLKNAQHWREDINFRQDVLGKPFDFATTWGIFSPQKLDDGSLMLLDYIDFEADDDSIDLGCGYGVLGMTAARECPNGLHTLIDKDFMAVEYARLNCEKNGLKNVDVHLSNGFNHVAKDKDFSLVMSNLPAKVGKEQHYLYFLDAYARMRKGGRFYVVTINGLRQFMKRSFTEVFGNSEKIKQGKTYTITMATKD; translated from the coding sequence ATGAGCCATAGACCACCTGCTGACCTATTAAAAAACGCCCAACATTGGCGCGAAGACATTAATTTTCGCCAAGACGTACTGGGTAAGCCATTTGATTTTGCGACCACGTGGGGTATTTTTTCACCGCAAAAGCTTGATGATGGTAGCTTGATGCTGCTTGATTATATTGATTTTGAAGCGGACGATGACTCGATCGATTTGGGCTGTGGTTACGGCGTACTCGGTATGACGGCAGCGCGTGAATGTCCAAACGGCCTGCATACTTTGATTGATAAAGATTTTATGGCAGTCGAATATGCCCGCCTAAATTGTGAGAAAAACGGTCTAAAAAACGTCGATGTGCATTTATCAAATGGCTTCAATCACGTAGCAAAAGACAAAGACTTTAGCCTTGTGATGTCGAACTTACCAGCCAAAGTAGGTAAGGAGCAGCATTATCTGTATTTCCTCGATGCTTATGCACGCATGCGTAAAGGTGGGCGTTTTTACGTGGTGACGATCAATGGCTTGCGTCAGTTTATGAAGCGCTCGTTTACCGAAGTGTTTGGCAACAGCGAAAAGATCAAACAAGGTAAAACTTATACCATTACCATGGCGACCAAAGACTAA
- the sstT gene encoding serine/threonine transporter SstT — protein MYSFFAMYKRIGLVPLIIIGLIAGVLIGWLAPDIGIALGLLGTLFVGALKAVAPILVFVLVMAAISQHRSGNEVYVKPVLIMYMFGTFLAALTAVGASFLFPTELVLVNATIEQVPPANLKEVLTNLLLNLVANPVNAIAEANYIGILAWAIIIGFALRQASDTTRAVVGDFSDAISQVVKWVIALAPFGILGLVANTVAETGFAALAGYARILMVLVGCMLFIALIANPIIVLIKTGKNPYPLVFKCLRESGITAFFTRSSAANIPVNMNLARKLGLHEDTYSVTIPLGATINMAGAAITINVLTLAAAHTLGIEVTFASALLLSLVATISACGASGVAGGSLLLIPLAASLFSIPNDIAMQVVAIGFIIGVIQDSAETALNSSTDVLFTAAADPKYAR, from the coding sequence ATGTATTCATTTTTTGCGATGTATAAGCGCATTGGTCTAGTACCACTTATTATTATCGGTTTGATAGCGGGAGTATTGATAGGTTGGTTGGCACCAGATATCGGTATTGCCTTAGGATTATTGGGTACCTTATTTGTAGGAGCACTAAAAGCCGTTGCACCGATACTGGTATTTGTGTTGGTCATGGCGGCCATTAGCCAACATCGCAGCGGTAATGAAGTTTACGTCAAGCCTGTGCTTATCATGTATATGTTTGGCACTTTTTTAGCCGCACTGACTGCTGTCGGTGCGAGCTTTTTATTTCCAACAGAACTGGTATTGGTCAACGCCACAATTGAGCAAGTCCCACCAGCCAACCTCAAAGAAGTACTGACCAATCTACTACTAAATCTGGTCGCAAACCCAGTTAATGCCATCGCTGAAGCCAACTATATTGGTATTTTAGCGTGGGCAATTATCATCGGTTTCGCACTGCGCCAAGCCAGTGATACCACACGCGCTGTGGTCGGTGATTTTTCTGACGCCATCTCCCAAGTGGTGAAGTGGGTCATTGCCCTAGCACCTTTTGGTATCTTGGGTTTGGTCGCCAACACCGTCGCTGAGACAGGCTTTGCGGCTTTGGCAGGTTATGCGCGTATCTTGATGGTACTGGTTGGTTGTATGCTATTTATCGCTTTGATTGCTAACCCTATTATTGTACTGATCAAAACCGGCAAAAACCCTTATCCGCTAGTATTCAAATGCTTGCGTGAGTCAGGGATTACCGCATTCTTTACGCGTAGCTCGGCTGCCAACATTCCCGTCAATATGAACCTTGCCCGCAAATTGGGTCTACACGAAGATACTTATTCGGTGACGATTCCACTAGGTGCGACCATTAATATGGCCGGCGCGGCGATTACGATTAACGTCTTAACGCTTGCAGCCGCGCATACACTCGGTATTGAAGTGACCTTTGCCTCAGCACTGCTACTCAGTTTGGTTGCAACCATTAGTGCCTGCGGTGCCTCTGGTGTCGCTGGTGGTTCATTACTTTTAATTCCATTGGCAGCGAGCTTATTTAGCATTCCAAACGATATCGCCATGCAAGTGGTTGCGATTGGCTTTATCATTGGTGTGATACAGGATTCAGCAGAAACGGCGTTGAACTCTTCAACGGATGTACTGTTTACCGCAGCAGCTGATCCAAAATATGCGCGTTAA